TTTCATCGGAGCTACTAAGTGAGGAGGATACATAATCAAGTTACAGTTTTAAGTTTACAGTTCTTTTTTATTGGTTTACCTTCTTTGGAAGGTCTTACATAAATCCAAGTTCCAGTTTGGCTTCTTCACTCATCATATCCTGTGAGTAAGGCGGATCCCAGGTCAACTCTACGCTTACGTCATTGACGCCTTCCACTTCCCGGATTTTCTGTTCCACTTCGGCCGGGATAGTACCCGCCGAAGGGCACGAAGGCGATGTCAGGGTCATTTCAACGTACACATTATTGACAGGGAATATTTTCAAGTCATAGATCAGGCCTAACTCCCACACATCCACGGGAATTTCGGGATCATAGACCGATTTTATGGCTTTTACGATTTCTTCTCTTAACGCTTCTTCAGTCATTTTTGTTAGAGTTAGTGTTCTTTACATTCGGCAAAGTTCGGACTTAACTTACCTTTTCAGCCTCCCGTTGCGCAAATTCTTTCATTCGGGCAATCATAGACGCCAAGCCACCCGCCCGACGCGAAGTAATGATGCTGCTCATGCCGATCTTATCAATAAAATACAAGTCGGCATTAGCTACTTCTTCGGGTTTTTGGTCCGACAATATCTTAATTAAGAGACTTACCAAGCCTTTGCTGATTTGGGCCGTCGGTTCGCTGTCGGCTTCAAAATGCACCACATCGCCGCGCATTTCGGAGTGCAGCCACACTTTCGATTGACACCCGCGAATCAGGTTTTCGTCCGATTTATATTCTTCCGCAATGGGCGAAAGTTTTTTACCCAAATCAATAATATACTGCGTTTTGTCCAACTGATCGTCGAACAACTCAAAATCTTCGATTAACTCGTCCTGTATTTCGTTGATTGTCATTCTATTTTTCCTAAAGGTCTCGATTGATGTCGTATCATTAATACTGTAATGACATCATTTAAGTCACTGTAAACTATTCTGTATTTGCCAACAAATATTTCTCTGATAAAACGCACCTCCTTTTCAGGATTCATCTTTCCCATTTCGGGAAATTTGCCCAAAAGGAGCAATGCATGATCCAATTCCTCGAGCCAGTTTTCCGCTAAAACGTCTGAATCACGCATTAAATAAAAAACCACGTCACGAAAATCTTCCTTAGCAGGCTCAGACCAAGTTATCGTTTTATCCATTCTTTTGCCTGATTCATGACAGTATCGTGCGAATACACCTTTCCCGATGCAGCCTGTTCCAACGCCTCATCCAGTTTCGCAATCACGATGATTCGTTCAATAATTTCATCGACGCTTACTCTTTCGGGCAAATCCCGCAGCGATTCTATGACGCTTTCCTTTCTGATCGTTGTTGATAACATTGTGTTATGATTTAGCTCAACATCTTTTTAACTCTTTCCAAACCTACGACTAATTTATCAATTTCTTCTTTGGTATTATAAACCGCAAAGGAGGCTCTGGAAGTTCCGGGAATGCCCAGTCGCTGCATCAAAGGTTGGGTACAATGGTGCCCCGTCCGTACGGCAATGCCCTGCTGATCCAAAATCACGCCCACATCCTGCGGGTGGATCCCTTCCAGAATGAATGAAATGACGCTCACTTTTTCTTTGGCCGTCCCGACCAATTTCAGTCCTTCAATGCTTTGGAGGGCTTCGGTACCGTACACGAGCAATTCATGCTCATAGTCCGCAATCTGCTTTTTACCCAACGTTTCTACGTATTCAACGGCATTATAAGCCGCTACCACATCCGCGATATTGGGCGTACCGGCTTCAAATTTATAAGGCAGATCGTTGTAAATGGTTTTGGCAAACGTCACCTCTTTAATCATCTCGCCACCGCCACGGTACGGCGGCATGGCATTCAGAATGTCTTTTTTGCCGTACAATGCTCCCATACCCGTTGGGCCGTAGAGCTTATGCAATGAAAATACATAAAAATCACAATCCAACGCCTGTACATCAATGTCAATGTGGGAAGTCGCCTGCGCGCCGTCAACCAACACTTTTGCGCCTACCGCATGCGCCTTCTCAATGATCTCCGCCACGGGATTAATGGTACCGAGGGCATTGGAGACATGCACTACCGACACAAACTTGGTTTTTTCGGAAAGCATCTTTTCGTATTCATCCATCAGCAGCTCGCCTGCGTCATTGATGGGAATTACGCGAAGCACGCAGCCTTTTTCTTCGCACAGCATTTGCCAGGGCACAATGTTGGAGTGGTGCTCCATGGTGCTGATGATGATCTCATCACCTTCCTTCAGAAAGGTCCGTCCGTAGCTTTGCGAAACCAGATTGATGCCATCGGTGGTGCCGTAGGTAAATATGATCTCCTCTACATGACGGGCGTTCATGAAGGTTTGGATTTTATGACGAGACGCCTCAAAAGCAGAAGTAGCTTTTTCGGCTAAATGGTGGATGCCTCGGTGAATATTGGCATTATAATGCTCGTAATAACGCGCCAAGGCGTTCAATACGGGCAGTGGCTTCTGAGTGGTGGCGGCATTATCAAAATAGACCAGCGGTTTTCCGTTGATCACCTCATTCAATATGGGAAAGTCCAGCCGAATTTTTTGGATATCAAGCACTGTACAGATAATTAGTGGTGAGAAATTCCCGTTAATAAAGACAATCCTAAAAAAGCCGGATAAACGTCAACGGGTTGTGTAAAAATAAAACACACAAAAGTAGAGTTGAGTTTTACAAACTCTAAATAAAAAGCCAACCGTTAGTGTAAAAATCCTTTTTGGGAAACCGTAATCCTGTTACATTGTTTATGATTTCAAACTAAAACTTCCAATACCATGGTCAATGCCAAACACTTAGCTACGTTTGTTCTCGGAGCCGCTGCCGGGGTAGCGTTACACAAATATCTACAGACGGAAGAGGGAGAAAAAATGCTTGAAGACCTCAAATCTAAGGCGGGCGATCTGAAAACGGAGGCCGAGGGTGCGCTGGATAAAATGCCTGAGTATTTCGAACAACTCAAAAATCAAGGCTCTGAAACATTGAAGAAATATTCGCCGGACGCCGAACGAATCCTTCAGGACCTGCTTGACAGTTTTCGCGGAAAATCGACCGGCGCTGAACCCTCCACTCCGCCGCCACCCACAGCCTAATACACAGAACGCATAAAAAAAGTGGCGCACCTTACGGTCTCGCCACTTTTTTTATGTTCAGCCCGGATTACGCTTCAGCCACTACATTTACCGTTACGGTATGCTTCACTTCCTTATGAAGGTCAAGCGTTGCCTTGTAGGTACCGATGGTTTTTACGTCTTCCACCGTGATTTTCTTACGATCTACGTCAAATCCTTTGGCTCTCAAAGCATCAGAAATTTGAATGCTCGTGACACGACCAAAGATTTTGCCGCTGTCGCCTGCTTTTGCAGCGATCTCAACGGTCATTTCACCGATGGCTGCCGCCAGATCTTCGGCGTCTTTTTTGATTTTTTCGGCCTTGTGAGCAGCTTGCTTCAGGTTTTCGGCCAATTGCTTCTTGTTGGATTCGGTCGCCATCACCGCAAATCCCTGCGGAATAAGATAGTTGCGACCATAACCGGCTTTCACCTCTAAGATATCGTTCTTATATCCCAGTCCGGCAATATCAGTTCTTAAAATAACTTGC
Above is a window of Runella slithyformis DSM 19594 DNA encoding:
- a CDS encoding cysteine desulfurase, which gives rise to MLDIQKIRLDFPILNEVINGKPLVYFDNAATTQKPLPVLNALARYYEHYNANIHRGIHHLAEKATSAFEASRHKIQTFMNARHVEEIIFTYGTTDGINLVSQSYGRTFLKEGDEIIISTMEHHSNIVPWQMLCEEKGCVLRVIPINDAGELLMDEYEKMLSEKTKFVSVVHVSNALGTINPVAEIIEKAHAVGAKVLVDGAQATSHIDIDVQALDCDFYVFSLHKLYGPTGMGALYGKKDILNAMPPYRGGGEMIKEVTFAKTIYNDLPYKFEAGTPNIADVVAAYNAVEYVETLGKKQIADYEHELLVYGTEALQSIEGLKLVGTAKEKVSVISFILEGIHPQDVGVILDQQGIAVRTGHHCTQPLMQRLGIPGTSRASFAVYNTKEEIDKLVVGLERVKKMLS
- a CDS encoding SufE family protein, which translates into the protein MTINEIQDELIEDFELFDDQLDKTQYIIDLGKKLSPIAEEYKSDENLIRGCQSKVWLHSEMRGDVVHFEADSEPTAQISKGLVSLLIKILSDQKPEEVANADLYFIDKIGMSSIITSRRAGGLASMIARMKEFAQREAEKVS
- a CDS encoding SUF system Fe-S cluster assembly protein; translated protein: MTEEALREEIVKAIKSVYDPEIPVDVWELGLIYDLKIFPVNNVYVEMTLTSPSCPSAGTIPAEVEQKIREVEGVNDVSVELTWDPPYSQDMMSEEAKLELGFM
- the rplI gene encoding 50S ribosomal protein L9; its protein translation is MQVILRTDIAGLGYKNDILEVKAGYGRNYLIPQGFAVMATESNKKQLAENLKQAAHKAEKIKKDAEDLAAAIGEMTVEIAAKAGDSGKIFGRVTSIQISDALRAKGFDVDRKKITVEDVKTIGTYKATLDLHKEVKHTVTVNVVAEA
- a CDS encoding type II toxin-antitoxin system RelE/ParE family toxin — protein: MDKTITWSEPAKEDFRDVVFYLMRDSDVLAENWLEELDHALLLLGKFPEMGKMNPEKEVRFIREIFVGKYRIVYSDLNDVITVLMIRHQSRPLGKIE
- a CDS encoding YtxH domain-containing protein, which gives rise to MVNAKHLATFVLGAAAGVALHKYLQTEEGEKMLEDLKSKAGDLKTEAEGALDKMPEYFEQLKNQGSETLKKYSPDAERILQDLLDSFRGKSTGAEPSTPPPPTA